The Triplophysa dalaica isolate WHDGS20190420 chromosome 14, ASM1584641v1, whole genome shotgun sequence DNA window GGTGGGCAGTGAACCAGTTACGAACCAGAGCAGCCCTGTGGAAACTTACGTTGTCCCAAATAACAACGTACCTGAGCTGCTCTGGGCCATCTACCTGATCTGGTGGAATGAGTGTGTTGTGTAGGGTGTCAAGGAATGTGATCAGATGGGCGGTGTTGTAGGGGCCAAGGGTAGCATGGTGATGGATGACGCCGTGGTGGGTAATCGCTGCACACATTGTGATGTTCCCTCCGCGCTGGCCAGGGACTTCAACAATGGCACGCTGGCCGATGATATTCCTTCCCCTCTTTCGTCTTTTTGTGAGGTTGAACCCAACCTCATCAATGAAGATGAACTGGTGCTCCACTGCAGCCACCTCTAGCTCAAGgactctctgaaacacacatgacaaTTTCAGAAATAGACACGGAGTGGTCAATATTGTGAAGCACAATCATTATGATTACAATAttgaaatatgtataatttactgtatacagtgttgAGAGTATGCATCAATTGTGGGACTCACTTGCACATAGTTATATCGCAATTCTTTGACTCTCTCTGAATTGCGTTCAAATGGCACTCTGTAGACCTGCTTCATCCTGAGATGATTTCTGCGCAAGGCACGGTCAAGTGTTGATAAGCTTACCCtatcaatattttgaaacatgtcattgttttctattatttttctttgtatttgccGTAATGTTATGGCGTTGTTTTCTAGGACCATGTTTATGATTTCAGTTTCCTGTTCAGGAGACAGAACACGTTCCCGACCACCTTGTGTTGGTAATCTTTCAGTTCTGCCaaacaaatagtaaaatactgtaaatacaatgtaggtatacatttcctaaatacttaaaacataatttgcagAATTTTTACAGTCCTACAGAACAGTACTCATTGAGTACTGTATTGATTTGCAGTACTGCAATTTTCTAGTGAGAGTAGATTTCTTACCTATTCTCATTTCGGAAAGTCCGGATGATGGATGCTACAGTGAACCTGCTCAAATGTGGCTGTACTCTTTGCCCAGCCTCCCTCATTGTTAGACCATGGTTGACCACATGATCAACCAAAGTGGCTCGGATCTCATCAGAGATTACAGTCCTTGGCCTTCCTCGTCCTCCTCGTCCTCCCCGTCCTCGTCCTCCCCGTCCTCCTCCTCTAACTCTCACTCCTCTGGCTCTGCCTCTGTTTCCAATGTTGGCATCCATTGCTCCAAAACAGAAGAGCTCACCTGTTGCCTTTTTATGCTAAAGCTCTGATTGCTAATTGTAAAACTGTGTGACGGGTGT harbors:
- the LOC130435563 gene encoding uncharacterized protein LOC130435563; its protein translation is MYTYIVFTVFYYLFGRTERLPTQGGRERVLSPEQETEIINMVLENNAITLRQIQRKIIENNDMFQNIDRVSLSTLDRALRRNHLRMKQVYRVPFERNSERVKELRYNYVQRVLELEVAAVEHQFIFIDEVGFNLTKRRKRGRNIIGQRAIVEVPGQRGGNITMCAAITHHGVIHHHATLGPYNTAHLITFLDTLHNTLIPPDQVDGPEQLRYVVIWDNVSFHRAALVRNWFTAHPRFLVAYLPPYSPFLNPIEEFFSAWRWKVYDRNPQTRIPLLQAMEDACGDIAADAFHGWNRHARRYFPRCLARENIACDVDEVLWPDRNRREDAA